The Chiroxiphia lanceolata isolate bChiLan1 chromosome 4, bChiLan1.pri, whole genome shotgun sequence genome includes the window TATGAAGAGGAAATACTGTATGCAGTTTGTAGATGATTGTGAAGTTTTCATCCcagaaaaaatctttaaaaagcaCTGGGTTCGAAAtaacaaaatttcaaattttttgttaatacctttttgtttgttttttgatgGTAAAAAATTGTTAGGCTTGTTTCTTAGTTATcttataatttaaaagtaaatggTTTAACTTGTTTCTGATCATGAAGAGTTCCTAACTTTTTAATCAGTCTGGGATTgttctttgtaattttaaaataggacGAGTCTCCTGCCTTGACACATGAGGTTaaaaaatcactgctttgtTCTGATCCACTTTATttaggaatgaaaaacaaacaaaatgtctttcaaatatCCTGCATGTAGAATAATGGACCCTGGaatttcagaaagttttctccctctgtttttaaattgcctgtgtaaaagagaaatatttcttagaAAATGTTGTAGTATCagacttcatttttctgttatataaagaaataaggGATTACCTTTCCCCACCCATCTACAAATAGAGTTTCCATGGTTACCTGGGTACCTGCTCCTCAGGGATATGAGCAAAAGCAGCTTAGCAATTAAATAGCTTGATTTGTCCTCTGAAAGAAGAAATCGTTAAGAAAATGGTATTCGGCTAATTCACAGGCAGACTCCCAGTCACGTATATATCACTAATTTGTCATTTATACAGCATGATTACTTTCAACAGAGGCCCATGCAAAATGAAGTCCTCATCACCAGCTTGCATGTTTGCTTCAAGGCAGGACTGCACAATTAATCCTTTCTATTCCATCTTTCCATGATTCTGGTATTATCTCAAATTCCACGTGTCTGTTTATGTAGTAGGGACCAAAAGGATGGCTAATAAAACATCTTCAAAGTAGTGTAGAGCTTGGATGATGATGATGCTTTCAAATCCTGCAGCAGAAAGCACTCTTACCGGCTTGTCATTGTGAAGTTATTTGTTCTTGAACTGTATTGCTCTAAAGCTTACAGCAAAATTGTACAAATGGAGACTAGGCCTTTCATATACTAATATAATGAGGAAGTCATGTTTGTTATAGAGTGATGTATCCATAAACGCCCAGGTGAAGCAAAGCAGGCAAGACTTATATTTCTAATATAAAAGTCAAACAGAGAAATCAAAACTGTCATACACGTTTAATATTGTGGAAGTTTTAGatgttcttgaaaaaaattaccttttaaaaatatcaagttTCTAAAATATTAGCTAGGAAGAGCTGatacaggaagaaaaggaatacaTTTCATTTGCCAAAGGTAGGAAATATatgtgaaagcaaaaatatttttaatttttatcttaagCCTTGCAAAATTTTCAACAATTGGATAATCCTCTAAGTGCTTTCTTCCGTAATCTGTTCTTAACTATTTGCTCTGCAGGCAAATGACAGTTACTTTTGTGAATCAGCTAGTGGAGTGTCAGGAGTGCCATAATCTCTACCACCAGGATTGCCATAAACCTCAGGTGACAGACAAGGAAGTGAATGATCCTCGACTTGTATGGTATTGTGCCCGCTGTACCAGGCAGATGAAGAGAATGGTAGGAGTCAGTTTTTTGTCTCGTGTGAGCCCTATTTGAATACAGCAGGCTATTTCTACTACGCGAGGGTATTTTATGGGTTAGAGAAATCTTTGGAAGCGTgttggaaaactgtttttctcagCAGTGCTTCCCTTGCTGCAGGTGTGTTTTTTAATGTAGCATCTCAAAGAGGATTCTGTAATGTGCTTCTTAAAAAAcgttttttaaaaatgcaaagttgAGTGAAGAGGAGTGAAATAGGATTATTTCCTTCTTGGCAGGCAGCAGttgaaactttttattttctttattttgggtGATACTCAGTTTTTAGCATATGTCTACCAAATAGCCCTACAGTTATAGttttcttctcagctttggACATTAATGGTTGCTTTCCTGTAGGACAAGACTGCAAATTTCAGTCCAGATCTCAAGCATTGAGTTTTCTCAGGCTCAAAAACAAGCTGAGGGTAGCAcattccagtaaaaaaaaaataaaattaaaatctttattttgattGATCTGCATGTTAATTTCTTGACTAAACAGGATCCCACTGGAATTGCACTCATCTCATTATGAGAAATGAATATGAGAGTAAGACAGCACCTTGGGTGCATGAAACATTAGTGACTTTAGTTCCAACGTTTTAAAATCACACCCTTTTATACAGCAGAAAGTGTGTTTTGAAACTGCTCTGTGATAACTTAGCAAGTTGTTATCTTTTGAAATGGCTCTActaagaaacaagaaaaaaaggcaatgtaAGATCCTGGCCTAGGAATTATCATCACTGACTGAAATACATGATTATTCTGATGATCATCAGGCCTTTGAACTCAGAGGAGTGTTTGCTGAAGGTCAGTTCCTGCACAGGATAGCGATTGCAGCCATTCAATAGTTGCCTTCAATAtgacctttccttttttcttttttggcatGAATTCTGCCATTTTGCCTGCCACTTCTTAGCAGGCTCTTGCAGcccacatcccagtgctgctggactATGTCCCTTTCTTCTGCAAGTTCACCTTCCTTTGCCTTATTCCTGTAAAGGCCCAGTGCTTTCCTGTTCTCTAAGTGTCACCACTGCAGCTCTTTCCACGCTGAAATAGCAAGTTCTATTCAGGATGCTTTGTGGCTGGACCCTGTCTCCAATACCATAACCAGCACTATCTCCACATCCCCTATTACCTCATTTCTCATGGACCATTAAACTTGAAGTTGTAAAGACTAGATTGCAATCTTAAAATGCTCATGCTTTTTGTTAACATTCAAAACAGTCACTGTTATAGGGTCTGTAACTAATTTGGCATGGTTTTTTCCTACCACTTACACAGGCTCAGAAGACACAAAAGCCACCTCAaaaaccagctcctgcagtggtTTCAGTTGCACCAGCTTTGAAGGATCCATTGGTCAAGAAGCCAGAAATTAAGTTAAAACCTGAGACCCCACCAGCTTTTCTAGCATTCAAGAGAACAGAAGTCAAGGTAATGTAGTTTAAATTTGCCAGAGGAAAAGTTTACGTTTCACTGCATAGATTATAATCTTTTCTCACAAGAATCATGAATGAAAACAGTCTGCTATACTATGCAGACTGAGCAGCACCATAGCATTAACACTGAAAGAAcggggaaaaaaccctcacttGACCAGTAAGTCCCTAAAACATCCAGCTCTTGACTGTATTTTTGTGTTACAAGGGAAAGAACAGAACTGACGCTATGAAgttttttaatgatgttttataCAAGTAGAAATCTTTATAAATGTGCCCTGGCAGCCTAAAAGGCCAgccatatcctgggctgcatcatAAGAAGCTGGCCcagcagcaggttgagggaggtgattctgcacCTCTGCTCCACTTTTGTGAGCCCCTGCCTGAACTACTGTGTCCAGCTGTCTCAGtgcaggaaagacatggacctgttagagCCAGGTCCAAAGGGGActgctggaaggagctgggaagggctggagcctCTCCTATGAAAACAGACTCAGAGATCTGGGgttgttcagcatggagaagagaaggctccagggggccttccagtacctaaaagggacctacaggaaggctggagaggggcttttcACAAGGATAtgtagtgatgggacaagggggaatggttttaaactgcaaGAGGATAAATTTAGGTTatatgttaggaagaaattctgtattgtgagggtggtgagacactggaacaggttgcccagagaacgtgtgggtgctccatccctgcattttttcaaggtcaggttggatggggctttgagcaacctggtctagtaggaggtgtccctgcccacagcagggaggttggaactaggtgatctttaaagtcccttccaacccaaaccattctatgattctgtgaatcatagaaaatatattatttggTCTCTGTGGTCAAGTAACATGTGTATTTTAACAGTTAGGCTTTTCTTCCTGAGAACAGTGGACTTGGACATGCTGGCTTTACACTTTGAgttgatgatcttgaaggtcttttctgGCCTAGACAGTTCTATGAGTCTACAATAGGGAAACTCTAGCTGACTCTAGCTGACTCTGAGATCTAATTTAGGAGACTGCTGCTTCTTACACATAATTTGATCTAGTGGGTAGCGTGGGCgagggtgttggaactagatgaccttcaaggtcccttccaacccaaaccattctgtgattctattccatgattctatgttgcttctatttctgtttttccaaagtTAAAATACTGTCACAAGTTGCTCAAAGGTGGTAAACCAGAGGCAGTATAGTAAAAAACATAGCAGTCTAATAAAGCGTGACCCTTACCTAGGAAAACACAGCTTTAACTCAAAATCAAAGCAACTGTTCATGTGCTCAGAGTTATGTTTGCCATTGCTCTACCTGGATGCAAACCATCATGAATAATATGATGGGTATTGCTCAAGCTCTTATACTTGAGAATACTTTTTTCACCTCAGCAGACTTATTTATTTGCCTAAATGGGTTGTTAGACCTGAGGCCTGATTTCATCCATCATCTTTACTGTTTAGAAACTCTCTGGAAATACTGTAAAAGGGATATTACTTAAATAGAGGggtttagttttcattttaactcTGCCATTTGCTGTAACTCTGGTTTAATAACGCAGCATATCATCCCCATCTGAAACCTGGGGGTTATAGGGTTTAAGGTGTGGGAACTCAGGTAACGTGTATAGCACTTTGCAAGCAGGGGAAGTGCAAGCATGTGTGCAGAAGGTTTGTGTTTTGCAGTACCTGAATGGGAAGAGACCTACAGAAAAGAAGTGcagtgacttctttttttttttttttttttaattctctctgtGGTACAGGCTTTTAAGAAccaagggagagaaaggaaacagtttAGATACTGCTACTTTGACCAAAAGGCTGTAATAAATGCAATAGTAAATTGTTCAATGTCTGATTTTTGTCCAAGCATCTGTCATCTTGTTAACAAGTGACACCGGgtaacaacagtaaaaaaaaaaaaaaaggaaggcaagCCACCACCTTTTATATAGTTCACAAATTTGGGCTTTTAGCGTTCATGGAGGGATCACAATGCTGTATGGTAGCCTGCTAACTGTAtagaaggaaggggagaaaaggtaTTATTTGTTCCATGTGGCTGGGAGATTAAAAGTTGGCTGCACCTGGCATCCTTTCTTGTTCGTGTTAGTACTTTCGACTGCAGTAAGCAGTGATGAAATGTTGTCCATTGGATGATCCTGGGAAAAGAATTGAAACAGAGGCTCAATGTATTCCTACTGTGATGTGTTGCACAAATAGATGCTACTATAATAagaatgcttttttattttagaccTCAGCAGCAGTTTCGGGGAACTCTGCCAGTACAAGTGTTTCCTCTTCAGCAACAAGTGGCCTTACAGGATGGGCTGCTTTTGCAGCCAAAACCTCCTCTGCCAATCCATCCACTGCCAAACTGGGATCAACAGCACAGAGTGCCAGTGGGAAACCGGCAACTTCTTCAAATAACCAGAAACCTGTGGGTTTGTCAGGGTTGGCAACCTCAAAAACAGGACTAGGGTCAAAAATAGCTTCTACCAACAACAGCACAAACCCTGTTCAGCTGAAACCTCCTCCACCTCTGACACTGGGGAAAACCACCCTGAGCCGCTCAGTGAGCAGTGACAACGTCAGCAAAGTGGGTCTCCCGAGTCCCAGCAGTGCCGCGCCGAGCACCAGCAGCCAGGGGAGCAGCGGGAACGGCAACAGCGGGAATTCAGGGAACAGCGGGGGCAGCACGAGTAAAACCACCGCAGATACTGGTAATCAGTCAGCCTCCCTAAAGGGCCCAACTTCTCAGGAATCTCAGCTCAATGCTATGAAAAGGTTACAGATGGTCAAGAAAAAGGCTGCTCAAAAGAAACTCAAGAAGTAGTACGTCTGCTTGCTAATTTTGTTGGTTATGTTctgtgaaacagcagcattGGTGTTTTTGTTAAAGGAAATCCCCCAGTTACTGGACTGAAATGGAGGTTAAATCAGGGAAGCCCAAAACTCATGTTATACAGGAGGTCAAACTTCAATAATTCTGATATTCCTTCTGCCTTGTAAATCTGTGAACTGAGTATGTTGGAGGAATTCACTATTATATGCTCCTGTTTCTGTAGCTCAAAGCACTGAAACTTAAAATTGTAAAAGTtgggtatttttaaatattaaaaaccccacatttaTGGGGACACTTAATAAAATGAACTTTCTGAAACCATCATTCTTAAATGTTAATAATAAAAGGATTATTAATCTGGGAAGTCATTGCCACTTTTCTTTCACCTCGTATTCCAACACTTAAAATGCTTGAGGTGTTCAGAGTTCTCTATATTATGCAGAGTTAATTATCTCAAATTATCAGATtcatcatggaaaaaaaatgcattttcttttaaacattttcaaaaattaactGTTAAACAACAGTATATTTAAATGGCGAGTTTTTGGTTGGTAGTTTGGTTAACTGGCCTATTTTGGTTTTATACAGTGAGAAACTTCATGCAAAAAGAGCGGAAAAGAGTCAAGGCAGTGTTCTCAAGCTTTCTTAAACTGTAGAGGGCCTTAATATTGTCCTATTGAATAGGAATGGAAAATAAGTGGAAACTAGTGTATATTTTAATTGAACAACATTGTTGTATGAtgtgagagaggggaaaaaatagaagaaaatggaGGGAATTGTCTTGAGTGTTAGTAAGTTTGCTTCCTTTCTGGCACACCTGAAACAC containing:
- the INTS12 gene encoding integrator complex subunit 12 → MAATVNLELDPIFLKALGFLHSKSKDSAEKLKALLDESLARGTESSYRPSQKEAEQPKVSVTKPIKQEPKTSSSLPSGNNNGKPTASEKVKKETEKRSADKTKGDTAEGADAPKKPKVEKQEARSSPITVQTSKDLSMPDLSSFEETSADDFAMEMGLACVVCRQMTVTFVNQLVECQECHNLYHQDCHKPQVTDKEVNDPRLVWYCARCTRQMKRMAQKTQKPPQKPAPAVVSVAPALKDPLVKKPEIKLKPETPPAFLAFKRTEVKTSAAVSGNSASTSVSSSATSGLTGWAAFAAKTSSANPSTAKLGSTAQSASGKPATSSNNQKPVGLSGLATSKTGLGSKIASTNNSTNPVQLKPPPPLTLGKTTLSRSVSSDNVSKVGLPSPSSAAPSTSSQGSSGNGNSGNSGNSGGSTSKTTADTGNQSASLKGPTSQESQLNAMKRLQMVKKKAAQKKLKK